In Camelina sativa cultivar DH55 chromosome 13, Cs, whole genome shotgun sequence, the genomic window ACAAATATGAGACTAATTATAAACGATCGAGTTCATGGAATACACAAATTATATTTGAGAATACGAGTCAATTATATCTGAGAATTTGAGTCAACTTGGGAGCAGTTGCATTCTCACTCCGCTTTGGTGCTATTTTATTTTGCGACAGTTTTTTAACGACGGCCTATAATGGTCGCTAAGTAGTCGTAAAATTCTTATTTGCAACTACTTAGCGACCATTATAGGAGTCGCAAATgacgtgttttcttgtagtggtggTTTAAGGAAGCGGTACCTTGGTACTCGTTTATAACTTGGCTTGCAATGCTTGGACGACTCCCTACAAAGGACAAACTTAGAAGCTGGGGTATGACCGTCCCTGCTGAGTGTGTACTCTGTTCAGTTGCCATTGAAACTTATGCCCATCTCTTCAACTGTACCTACTTTTCTGCAGTTGGGGAAGCATTCACAGCCAGAATCTGGCCCTTTCCTCCTTTGGATCTACTCTCCATCTCCTTTTGGATTTTGCAGGCCAGGGCTCATCCATCAAACCAAGCAGAAGTTCTATTACCAAGCAAACAGTTTGTTAATCATATTTGGCGGGAACACAATGCCAGGATATTTGTTATCCCATCGCCTTTCTCAGAAATTCAAGCAGCTATTGATTGCGTTCTTTCCCTCCCTGCTCCCTCTTCTAGCTCCCtttctcttcttgctttttACTTTGGCTGTATTCTCTTTCCCTTTTAGTTTCCCTTTTTCAAATAAGATGTCTTAAGGAacattatacataaaaaatcaaaagaatggtataaaatttaacattttaccaaaaaaattttgagTCAATTATGTTTCACtatttttgctttattttgatGGGGACAAACAAATCTCATACTGTAGTAGTTTTCATTGTACGTCTATCgaattcataattatatttgtttctgttttgaaataaatcaaaatagtATTGGTTAGATTTGATTAGATTTATTTCTTAGGTCAGATTCAGGATATTAGATACGTAGAAATAAGGCTATAGTTGGTTACGCAATATCATCTATAGTGAAAAAACCTTAACtttattgttgttatttgttaattaagTAGCATCATTGCATCTATTGTCATAATATGAGATCCTTATAGAaggccattaaaaaaaaaaacagatctaaTGGAAATGGTTGAGAGCAGAAGATGGATATAAACACATTAtccattattttaaaattagggAATACAAACACATTATACAATCTAGAGATCGATAACCTTCAAGAAAAGCACATCACACACAAGAGTAAGAGTCTACCATTTTATTCTCACATACACGACActtattgaaaacataaaaaccaacACTTTAAATGATGACCAGTTGACCACCTCCTTCACCGTACGTGGTATTTCCATGGATATAGTACTTGTCTAGACAGTTTCAACTGCATCTATGGAGCTTTTGGTGCAGATTGTAGAACATGCATTGGCACATTTTTCAACAGCTCCATTTACGATTTCACTGGCATCTAGTCGTCGAAACAAAATTtgacatattatttttttgttaattattaagaactgataaaaaaatgaaaatgagttCAGGGAATTTGTTTTACCGGAATTTTGGAGAGTGGTTAACGCACGGCAAACAGAAGATACACATCCAACTTTGCAGTATTCTTCAACAATATCACCTTGagacaaaaattcaaaacacattacaaaaaatgaaataaaatacgTAATAAAGCACAATAATATTCAATTTACCTGTGTTTTCGAGAGTGTCATTAGTATATCCGTTAGGACATGTCGACACACTAACGATTTTGCAGCCACTAAGACTTGCACAAACTTGCCTAGGACCTCCGGATAAGCGGCAAACATTATAGATATTTCTAGCACTGGTGGACGGACAGCAGCTCTTTGCGTCAACTTGAATATGTGCCATGAACAGACTCAACACAAGCACACTTACAACCAAAGTTTTTCCTTCCATCTTCGGATACTTGATTAGTTGTTTGATCAGAAAATGTTTGTGTTAAGTAGTTGTAAGTTTGTATTGATGAAATGGTGATGAAACAAGGGTCACTTAAATACTAGTTGGTCGAGAATTTGCAACCAATAGACAATGTACACATGCTGGTGGACCACCCTTAACTCAATACCTTTCAGGCTTTCACCTTCGAGAATCTACATTCTTcccttagcttctttttttcttctttttttttcctgttcgTTTTGCAAAgcagaaaagaaaagtttcatATTTGAATTAGGCTACTTAATTAATAGTTTAACTAGGTACTAACTTACGGTTATCCGCaggctgaacttttttttttataaaaaattgtaataatttattttgttattatgttatttattaatttttaaaatctaagataCAGTCAAGTTTTGgtagatttttgataaaaaatttaattcgTTCtggtaaaaaatattgttaaaatttgtagttgtagattttattaaattagatttttaaaatcttatttgttaaatttttaataataatttttttaagtacgaatttagtttagattcgaatatattttattttcttttgtagattttatttaattttgtagatttaatttaatttgatctgtttacaacttttttgtttattaatactCAATGAagatgaattaattaattaaaattttctaatagcaaatgaatgtaattttttacacattttaaagttagtttcatGTTTGTACTTTCggattaatatagtaggatattcATTATTAGTTTTgctggttatatatatttttgtacgATCTTATCATATTAtccaataatttaatttggtcAATCATTACACTAACTCTCTTGTGGTTGTGTTGGGACCAAAAGTTTCTTCATGTAAGGTCTTTTGTTTAGAAGTGGAAAACGTACGTGGTCTTGAGTTTTGGTgactaatgtaattttttttttcttctttcttttagttgcaatgatttttttaaagtattttcttttagttgGGAGTTCGTTACAAACGTGTTTTGTGTTacttcatatttaattttaaccaATTCTACTGCTCTGAGTTTCAATTTGAATATACAGTAGAACACTATTGAAAACTGAAATAAtgaatctcttttcttttttttatgtggattgaatttttattgttcaagttattttgtttttcatcgaGGAAAACAGAATATAAAGTATTTTGTAATggaattgtttgtttttgaattttaccaAGTGATGATGAGcgattcattatttttatacaatatattaaattagaagTTCCAaacaatgaaacacaaaacaaacaaaaaagcgTTGAGCACGTACGATGTCTGTCGTCTAGCTTGCTACTAAAGAAGAGAGGCATGACAGAAAATAAGCGAAGCAAGTAGACTAAATAAATGATAGAGACGTATAGTAGTCTAGTAGACAAGCAACGCAATATGCATATAGTGGCCTCACAGTTACAAATTAAAGGTTTGAAAATTGTGGAATTGAAAcgaattgacttttttttttttttttttatccttgcACTTTCATTTTCGATANNNNNNNNNNNNNNNNNNNNNNNNNNNNNNNNNNNNNNNNNNNNNNNNNNNNNNNNNNNNNNNNNNNNNNNNNNNNNNNNNNNNNNNNNNNNNNNNNNNNNNNNNNNNNNNNNNNNNNNNNNNNNNNNNNNNNNNNNNNNNNNNNNNNNNNNNNNNNNNNNNNNNNNNNNNNNNNNNNNNNNNNNNNNNNNNNNNNNNNNNNNNNNNNNNNNNNNNNNNNNNNNNNNNNNNNNNNNNNNNNNNNNNNNNNNNNNNNNNNNNNNNNNNNNNNNNNNNNNNNNNNNNNNNNNNNNNNNNNNNNNNNNNNNNNNNNNNNNNNNNNNNNNNNNNNNNNNNNNNNNNNNNNNNNNNNNNNNNNNNNNNNNNNNNNNNNNNNNNNNNNNNNNNNNNNNNNNNNNNNNNNNNNNNNNNNNNNNNNNNNNNNNNNNNNNNNNNNNNNtttttttttttttttttcatccttgCACTTTCATTTTCGATATATGATATGAGACTAttgaatgaacaaaaaaaatgttaaaataaaattattaagttAGATTACACATTTACACTACAGAATTTATCCTATGTcgatttgttgttttcttttaaatccaGTGAcctaatatattatatatttaatttcaacGATCAAATTACCAAAACTTTCAACATGCATGCATATTACTCGCTTtcttatctaaatatataaaataactacaTTTTTAACTGATGGTATACTGGGAGAcaagtttttaataatatttagaaaaatgtatgttgtattttttaaaattgtttaaaatgttttggttgatatttagattttacaatgtttgatgaattatatttttctttgtgtttggtATCGGCTAGGATTGGCATAACGCCCTTTAATTTGTTAACTTGATTGATAtcatactaaaatattttatgtattttagtaGAACAAACCGtaaagaattatatataatcatatttatgtaaactctAACTTGTTCCATAACATGATCGCaagaattgaaatttttttagcaAGTTAAAAGTATCtagaatatttaaattatagataatatttttaaaaaattatttaaagtatattttttaaatactaatttaaaGGAAATtacttttcttaaaaataacaatttaaagtatcattatattaaaaataaaattatttaaagtatgtttttaaaaactaatttaaagtatgattatattacaaataataacttcaaattatgatatttatagAAATAGCAAggaattaattatataaatattacacaAAAAGTTACTTTCAAAAATGTACATCCAAATTTATCATGGTGTGGATCATTGTCCATTGTGGGTATCTTTTTGGATCATTTCTGGTCTGCACATTCCTATGGAGGACGATACGGTTCGTTTTCTGCAGAGCTACAAAGGGGCTGTCACAAAGGAAAAGGAAAGGAAGAGGATGGTAAAGGGGCGGCACATATCAATGAAAGTCAGCGGTCACTTAAAGGGAAGCATGACTCATGGGTTAAGATTCGGTTTGATGGGGAGGTTGGTGAACCATCTACTAAGCCACATCGGTATACTAATTATGTGCAGTTCAATGACCATCGACACATGGCTcgtgctgctgctgctgctgcctCTTCTTCAGGAGAAGTACCGGTTGAAGAGCTGAAACATGGATAAATTAGGGTCCCTAATGAACAAGGGGCAATGCAGGCTTTGACTATAAGCATTCCAACTTTAAAGAGGGTTCAGAGGCCTCTTTTCTAGGACTCTTGGTCACAAATTCTGATCAGAGAAAGGTGTTTGTCCAAGGTACGGACATGGGTTTGACAGATGCAGGTTAAACTAATTCGGATGATGGTTTAACAAGTGCAAGGTAAGCTGTTTCGGATGCTATGCAGACTGAATAAATAGAAGAGAACCTTGGCGATGATTTGGAGGTTGTAAATGAGACAGGCCCGACATTGGCTCAAGAGGATCAAGTTGTGGCAGGGAGAGATTCTGAGAAATTTGCTGATCCACTAATGGTTCAGGTTGGGACTGGGGATTTAGGTTCAGAGGTACTTGATTCAGATCAGAAGAATGATGGAGGTTTGGACGACTCTTTGGATGGTCCTGCTTTGGATCTTGGTTATGTTTCTACAGATCTTGGGGTGGAGGTCGTTGATACAGGGGCGGATTCTAAGGTGGATAAGGTTTGCAAGGCTAAGCCCCCTTTGGCTCTCACAGGAACAGATTCTAAGAATTTGAATGTGTATCTGAGCACAACACCAAAGCTTTGGACTATCATTACGTCCGAGAACGCATAGCCCTGAAGACTTTGGTGGTTACTCACATTCCCGGAGAACAACAAATAGCCTATATATTCACCAAGTCTCTTCCACTTggcacttttgtttttttagaagcAAACTTGGTGTAGGTCCTCCCACACCAAGTTTGAGGGTGGCTGATAACAACATCAGACTAAAGACTCCAATTGAAGCAGAATATTTGCTTTCACCAACTTTTGAAGGAACACAAACGATGTTGTGTTGTAGTGTAAGAAGTGGGCCGAACAAAGAATGAATAAAAGCCCATTAAGCTTAAATGTGTCCAACGGTCAACTCCAACGTCTATCTTCTCGTCTAAAGGTAAAGAGCCAGCTTCACTCCAAGAATAAACAAGCAGAACAAAGGAGGAAGATGTGCTCATGTCGATCAAAGATAAGATCAGAGAAGACAAGAAGGTGGTCGCGTGTCCAGATCGTACGACTAAAGCAGTCGTACAACAGTCAATCTGCAAACTGACTATGAGGCTGTCAAACCAATTTGTAGCCCTTGATTCAGTATGTGTAAGCTGATACTGACATATGTCAGGAAGCATTAGGGTTTAAGATTGTTGTATAAATAAGCCATTGATGGCATTGTAAATCTTTGAGctgaaataataaaagaaagtttCACATTTTACAAACAATCTCTTTTTGCCATCAGCAGTTTCTTTagaagaaaacacaattttCACAATTCGCGTCTcagagtgagtgagagagagagagagagagagtaactTCTGATTGAAAAAAATGGTGAACACGGCAGTGATGGCTTGTGTAATCGCCGGAATCGTCATCAGAGTTTATAACGAATTTGAAGGGATCCAGATATTGTCGATATCAAAGCTAGAGAAGTGTGATAAAACATCAGATTCTGGCAATCTCAATTGTTCAACTAAGATCGTCTTAAACCTCGCTGTTCCAAGTGGATCCGTAAgtcctttttaatttgtttgttctgtATAACTATATTATGCGATTTTGTGTttcatctgttttgttttgggttatATAAAGAGTGGAGGAGAGGCTTCGATTGTAGAAGAGATCGTAGAGGTTGACGATAATTCAAGTAGCAATATAAATATGCAAACCGTACGGATTCCACTGGTTATTACAGTGAAAAATACCAATATGCTCTCTAATCTCTATGATCTTGCTTACATTAGGGTATGAATttgtgttttagagtttgaTCATCATGAATTTGGTCTACTGTTTTTAGGTTAGTGTGAGTTTCACCctttttaaaacgttttagGATGTACTTACAAACCTCAATACTATTTTTGTAATAGAATTTGATCTAGTGTCAAATAAAATCTAAcgtgcactcaaccacgatctagtggtgtcgttgTAATAAttcagggtcgaatccacagagaccaaataTCACACTTTGAAACAATGAGAATCGAATCTAGCTAAAGCAAGAGAGGAAGTTTGTTAATCAAGTAACTAATTGAAAACGGAAAGTGAATAAACTgctttttaaatcaaaaagaaattattGGGTGTGGGGAATCTATGGGGGATACGATTCTCAGATCTAGGTGGGTAGATGGGGAtgcattagacaccgttctagaactcaaatcactaTTGTAAAGCTAACCTTCTTCTGCAgcgttaactatctatgcaaaTAAATCTACTAAACCCTAGGTCCACTTTGCTCACCAATGTTATTGTCTagtaactcaacaacacttttggtgtaacgatgaattaaacctatgaTCATAATCTAGGTGGTCAATCTAGCTTAAACGTTAAGAATAACTataaatgaagaacaaaatagataaacccaaaatctaaaaaacctTAGTTAGAAAATCATAAAAGCCCCTTTGAAATCTGAAACCCAATATGAAAACTACTATGAcatagagaaacagaaacagcaaatcaaagatgaagaaaacataattgaattgcaaagagaaacaagagggttcagaattcttctccaaaggattagagatcttctccctaagcttacaagtactcaaaagctgcgtagaataaaagGTATCTTCCTAGAGGTCGAGCCTCGTGCttatatactaaaataaaaccctaaaattcggtttaaaacgaaaaaggaaaagttgcttcgagttcgggactggtcgatccctATGTGGATTAGCCGATCCTGGAtgttttttctgtgtttgctccatctgcctgctagtccgatcagtcttcaccaaattggctccaaatgcttgttttcatccccatatactcagtttccttcaaaaACAACATAGAATCtgtacaaactcataaaagactaaaagactctaaaaactcactttgactcaataaataatttaaaataaacctaaaaactatggttaaaacctataaaatacagacacattaGAATTATCGTTTAATTAACGTATAAAAGACACGTACGGTGTGTCCATCTACTGTCGTCATGAGAGAAAGCAGCAAATAAAGAATGTTCCAAGCAAGGCAAGAAAACTAACTAAATGATAGAGACGTAAGTACTAAGTAGCAAGCTAGTGTtgtaaaatctaataataataaacaataataaaataaaaaaataaaatcaaataataataatatacattaaaACATGTTAAGAGCAAATCCAGCTGAGCAACATGGTCAagtttcattaataaaaaaaaaatatattattttaattaattatatatatttattatcttttattaataataaccatttaaaaattgacacatatatatttgagaagagaaACATTGCTTCACTTAGCAACTTCAGTACAGTTTTTCTCtcctgtttctttttttcattattatatatctttttttaaagAACCCTTTGAATTAGCATTCCCCAGTAAAGATGCCCTAATGGAATTTTATAAGTTTGTGTTGGAGTGAAGACTaatgttttagagttttaatttgattatttcttaGGTCAGATTCAGGATATTAGATATATACGTAGAAATAAGGCTAGTTGGTTACGCAATATAGTGACAAAACCGTAACACAATTGttgttaattaagtagtatcaTTGCATCAAGTCATCAACTAGCATCCATTGTCATAATATGAGATCCTTATTGAAAGAccattctgattttttttttttaaaaagatcaaATGAAAATGGTTGAGAACAAAAGATGGATACAAACAcattattcattattttaaaattagggAGTAGAAGGCATATACAATCTAGGGATCGATAACCTTCAAGAAAAGCACATCACAAACAAGCACGAGAGTCTACCATTTTTTTCCCACATACAcgacaattattgaaaacatgaaaaccaACTCCATGAAAACCAAACCAGCTCCTTCACCTCCAGACGTACGTAGTATTTTCATGGATATAGTTGTCTATGCAGTTTCAACTGCATTTATGGAGCCTTTGGTGCAGATTGTAGAACATGTGTTGGCGCATTTTTCAACAGCTTCATTCACAATTTCATTTGCatctattcatcaaaacaaatttgaaatatattcttaacttgttaattatttaaaaatgataaCAATGAAAATGTGTTTCGAGATTTTGCTTTACCGGAGTTCTGGAGAGTGATTAAAGCACCGCACACAGAAGATACACATCCAACCTTGCAGTATTCATTAACAGCATCAccttgagacaaaaaaaaaatattaaaacacattacaaaaatatgaatttgatCTGATCTGTTTTTTATAACAAGTAGAGTACAAAATAAAGCACAATGATATTCAATTTACCTGTGTTTTCGAGAGTGTCCTTGTAAGGATATCCGTTAGGACATGTCGACACACTAACAATTTTGCAGCCACTAAGACTTGCACATCTTTCCCTAGAATTTCCAATTACGCGGCAAGCATTATAGATATTTCTAGCGGTTGTGTGCGGACAGCAGCTTTTTGCGTCAACTTGAATTTGTGCCATGAACAGACTCATTACGAGCACACTTACAATCAAAGTTTTGCCTTCCATCTTTGGATACTTGATTATAGTTGTTTGATCACAAAACCTATGTGGGGAGTAGTTAATAAGTTTGTATTGATGAAATGGTGATAAACAAGGGTCACTTAAATACTAGTTGGTCAAGAATTTGCAACCACAAACAAGGCTATCACATGCGCAATAGACAATATACATGCTGGTAGACCACCCTTATTTCCAATGGCTACCTTTCACCTTTGAGAATATTAAAGTTTTCTACCTTTCAGCTTaagcagaaaaaaaaggaaatctcTTAAAAGTTTTGGGTTCCTTAATATTTGAATTAGGCTGCTTAATTTacaatttagtattaattatttcGTAGTAGTTTTGCTGGTTATAGTTTTGTACGTTCATATCATATCATCCAATAATTTGGTCTATAACTTTGGGTTTTtgtgattataaattttactttattatGTCATGATGAATGAATTCTTTGTTTGCATAAATTATACAATACACACAGAAGATGTTTGTTAATTGTTACAACGTTTTTCTGGGAATTTCGAGTTATAACTAAACTTCTTGTAATTGTGTTGGgaccaaatttttcttttaagagaTCGATAAAGTGGTTTTGTGTTCTAGTGACTagaattttaggttttttttttctttagttgcaatgatttatttataaaaagtactttccttttttgttgGGAGTTCGTTACGAacgtgttttgtgtttctttatttaatttttaaccatGTCTGTTGTAGTTGTGATCAGTAAAAACACATCCTTACAtgttacctctcaactacagaACTACTATTATATACTAGTATCTGACGAAATAAAATCCATTATTGTACTACACAAACATCCAAAACGTTGGTTACAAAacgtgttttgtgtttctttatttaatttttactaaCTCTTCTGTTCTTAGTTTCAATTTgaataatgttttgtgtttctttatttaaattttagctAACTCTTCTGTTCGTAGTTTTATTTCGAATAATATGTTGGATGAATGcataacattattttgtaaagtagataatgaattttttttttttaatgtggatTGAACTTTTATAGCTCAAATTAcctattttgttaaaacatccACAGCACTCAATCGAAAAATCTATATCAAGAAACTTCGTGGAATTCTCCATGACATATTATTCCTTTGAAACTTTTTCGATTTATGCTTCCTTTAATTTTGTTCCCCACAAGCAAAATCGTGACGTCGATGCGTTAGCGAAGGAAGCTCTCTGTAACACCCCTATACCGGTATCCTGATTGAGCTGATTACCGAAGATTAATGATGGGATATGCTCTGGTTCAAGGAATTAATCAAGTATCCGAGACGCTTGTGTCGAATGCACGATGAACTGGTCCAGCGT contains:
- the LOC104737171 gene encoding probable thionin-2.4; translation: MEGKTLVVSVLVLSLFMAHIQVDAKSCCPSTSARNIYNVCRLSGGPRQVCASLSGCKIVSVSTCPNGYTNDTLENTGDIVEEYCKVGCVSSVCRALTTLQNSDASEIVNGAVEKCANACSTICTKSSIDAVETV
- the LOC104737175 gene encoding probable thionin-2.4; protein product: MEGKTLIVSVLVMSLFMAQIQVDAKSCCPHTTARNIYNACRVIGNSRERCASLSGCKIVSVSTCPNGYPYKDTLENTGDAVNEYCKVGCVSSVCGALITLQNSDANEIVNEAVEKCANTCSTICTKGSINAVETA